Proteins encoded within one genomic window of Dyadobacter chenhuakuii:
- a CDS encoding TonB-dependent receptor, translating to MRFIFVVSLLLFSMAVSAQERVTISGFVKEKGSQEQLPGVNVYIEGTPYGAVTNTYGFYSLTVPAGDSAMLSFSFVGYEKTDLRVSLTKNQELSIFLATINQLEEVVVSARRQEDYVSRSVQMSQIEIPIAQLKKVPAFFGEKDVLRVLQLMPGVQKGTEGQTGLYVRGGGPDQNLIILDDAVVYNANHLFGFFSIFNSDALKSVELTKGGFPARYGGRLSSVLEMNMKEGSKDKLHGEGGIGLISSRLTLEGPISKGKSSFLISGRRTYIDLLASPFIKQSQKGDESQVRPGYYFYDLNAKMNYDLGPKDKLYVSGYFGRDKFYVEEKSPDSETRAGLDWGNATATMRWNHLLSQKLFVNTSFIFSNFNFGVSSYSKDINGDGTVQDEFSLEYDSRIRDFGLKTDFDFYPSAKHAIKFGAQVTQHKFIPSALAIEGSFIDNPIERSAKPINTFEAGAYVEDTWQPFESLKMNAGFRLSAFQTQTKTYIRPEPRFSAALRLAKDFSVKASYAQMNQYVHLLSNTGLGLPTDLWVPTTDRVAPQQSQQVAFGFAKDLERPALTLTLEGYYKDMNHILNYKEGSSFLSINGENANELSWEDNVTAGKGWSYGGEFLIQKKTGRLSGWVGYTLSWTYWKFPELNFGKTFFPRYDRRHDLSVVGIYELTKRITISSTWVYGTGNALTLPIATYTGVSDNFITRINPNGKPAIGWNGPMVSEYGAKNSFRAEPFHRMDFAIQFRKQKKRHERTWEFGVYNVYNRRNPFFYDIDNDDADTGTSTNNKNTLKRYSLFPVLPYFSYNFKF from the coding sequence ATGCGCTTCATTTTTGTCGTCTCATTACTGCTGTTTTCTATGGCCGTTTCCGCTCAGGAACGCGTAACGATCAGCGGTTTTGTGAAGGAAAAAGGCAGCCAGGAGCAGTTGCCGGGGGTTAATGTGTACATTGAAGGCACACCCTACGGAGCAGTTACCAACACGTATGGCTTTTATTCCCTGACCGTGCCGGCAGGCGACAGCGCAATGCTTTCCTTTTCATTTGTTGGTTACGAAAAAACGGATTTACGCGTCAGTCTGACTAAAAATCAGGAATTGAGTATTTTCCTGGCGACCATTAATCAACTGGAAGAAGTGGTCGTTTCGGCGCGTCGCCAGGAAGATTATGTGAGCCGGTCTGTGCAGATGAGCCAGATTGAGATTCCGATTGCTCAGTTGAAGAAAGTCCCTGCCTTTTTTGGCGAAAAAGACGTCTTACGCGTGCTCCAACTCATGCCCGGCGTTCAAAAAGGGACCGAGGGACAGACTGGGTTGTATGTGCGTGGCGGCGGGCCCGACCAGAACCTCATCATTCTCGACGATGCGGTTGTTTACAATGCCAATCACCTTTTCGGCTTCTTTTCCATTTTCAACAGTGATGCATTAAAAAGTGTAGAGCTCACCAAAGGCGGATTTCCGGCTCGCTATGGCGGCAGGCTCTCCTCGGTTTTGGAAATGAACATGAAAGAAGGAAGCAAGGATAAGCTGCACGGCGAAGGCGGGATCGGGCTCATATCGTCCAGACTTACACTGGAAGGACCTATTTCAAAAGGAAAATCTTCATTCCTGATCTCGGGACGCAGGACTTACATTGATTTGCTGGCCTCTCCATTTATTAAGCAGTCCCAAAAGGGCGATGAAAGCCAGGTAAGGCCAGGTTATTATTTTTATGATCTTAATGCAAAGATGAACTATGATCTCGGCCCTAAAGACAAGCTTTATGTAAGCGGATATTTTGGCAGGGATAAATTTTATGTAGAAGAAAAAAGCCCTGATTCCGAAACCCGGGCTGGCCTGGACTGGGGCAATGCAACGGCAACCATGCGCTGGAACCATTTGCTGAGCCAGAAACTCTTCGTTAATACATCATTCATTTTCAGCAATTTCAATTTCGGCGTTTCCAGTTATTCCAAGGACATTAACGGCGATGGGACGGTGCAGGATGAGTTTAGTCTGGAATACGATTCGCGGATCAGGGATTTCGGCTTAAAAACCGATTTTGATTTTTATCCGTCTGCCAAGCACGCGATCAAGTTTGGAGCACAGGTTACGCAGCATAAATTTATCCCTTCGGCGCTAGCAATTGAGGGCTCTTTTATTGATAATCCAATTGAAAGATCGGCAAAACCGATCAATACATTTGAGGCCGGTGCTTACGTGGAAGACACCTGGCAACCTTTTGAATCACTGAAAATGAATGCCGGCTTCCGGTTAAGCGCATTTCAAACCCAAACAAAAACTTACATCCGCCCCGAACCACGGTTTTCGGCAGCATTAAGGCTTGCAAAGGACTTTTCCGTAAAGGCCTCTTATGCCCAGATGAACCAATACGTGCATTTGCTTTCCAACACCGGATTAGGTCTGCCAACGGACCTTTGGGTGCCCACAACCGACCGCGTTGCCCCGCAGCAGTCGCAGCAGGTCGCGTTTGGTTTTGCCAAGGATCTGGAACGGCCCGCGCTTACATTGACATTGGAAGGCTATTATAAGGACATGAACCACATCCTAAATTACAAGGAAGGATCTTCGTTTTTGAGCATTAATGGTGAAAATGCCAATGAGCTGAGCTGGGAAGACAATGTTACGGCTGGAAAAGGCTGGTCATACGGAGGTGAATTTTTAATTCAGAAAAAAACAGGGAGACTTTCGGGCTGGGTAGGATATACATTGTCGTGGACCTACTGGAAATTCCCGGAATTGAATTTTGGTAAAACATTTTTCCCACGTTACGACCGCCGTCACGACCTTTCGGTGGTCGGGATCTACGAGCTCACCAAGCGCATAACCATCTCTTCAACATGGGTTTACGGAACAGGAAATGCATTAACATTGCCAATTGCAACTTACACGGGCGTGAGTGACAATTTCATCACCCGGATAAACCCGAACGGCAAACCGGCCATCGGCTGGAACGGGCCTATGGTAAGCGAATACGGCGCAAAAAACAGTTTCCGTGCAGAGCCTTTTCACCGGATGGATTTTGCCATTCAATTCCGTAAACAGAAAAAACGGCATGAAAGGACGTGGGAGTTTGGTGTGTACAATGTATACAATCGCAGAAACCCGTTTTTCTATGATATAGATAACGACGACGCGGATACAGGAACCAGCACCAACAACAAAAACACGCTCAAACGCTATTCACTGTTTCCGGTCCTTCCCTATTTCAGCTATAATTTTAAGTTCTAA
- a CDS encoding DUF4249 domain-containing protein yields MRLHSIIIILISICFSACESLITDIPADKLPRTESKLVVQSFISPQSPHINVVVTESIPLFTDSGNKGGVIRNALVKISDGTKEVAIPFDSASTLYSIDTSVFPIIAGKTYSLFVSDGNRVATGVCTVPAGQVLATSYKLDTSFSSNIFEQDTVLTVQMSWTDAPRDTNYYRVRSSVDLEYSVVEGTSAETFKERRVKNRFNFNWDETIGRNDYQSDANLDGAEFTSPLGRTVLPNVIVYDYGNGNKFTLYPKAKIAMVMLEIYNTDVHYFKYHRSLEMRGTSDNPFIEPSLIYSNISGGLGCFAAYNSGQVTYRP; encoded by the coding sequence ATGAGACTGCATTCTATCATTATTATACTCATTTCAATTTGCTTCTCAGCCTGCGAATCGCTGATTACGGACATTCCTGCGGATAAGCTGCCGAGAACAGAATCCAAGCTTGTTGTACAATCATTCATTTCACCGCAATCGCCGCACATTAATGTGGTGGTTACGGAATCTATTCCGCTCTTTACGGATTCAGGGAATAAAGGAGGCGTTATAAGAAATGCCTTGGTAAAAATTTCAGATGGGACCAAAGAAGTGGCCATTCCTTTTGATTCCGCCAGCACATTATACAGCATTGATACATCCGTTTTCCCCATTATAGCAGGGAAAACTTATTCACTTTTCGTTTCTGACGGCAATCGCGTAGCTACCGGCGTCTGTACGGTTCCTGCGGGCCAGGTGCTGGCCACTTCCTATAAGCTGGACACTTCCTTTTCGAGCAATATTTTTGAACAGGACACCGTGTTGACCGTTCAAATGAGCTGGACCGACGCTCCCCGGGATACCAATTATTATCGGGTAAGAAGCTCAGTTGATCTGGAATATAGTGTTGTTGAAGGCACAAGCGCGGAGACATTTAAAGAAAGGCGGGTGAAGAACCGTTTCAATTTTAATTGGGATGAAACCATTGGCCGTAATGATTACCAAAGCGACGCGAACCTGGATGGGGCTGAATTCACTTCACCCTTAGGCCGCACTGTCTTGCCGAATGTGATCGTTTACGATTATGGAAACGGCAATAAATTCACGTTGTATCCCAAGGCGAAGATTGCGATGGTAATGCTCGAAATTTACAACACCGACGTCCACTATTTCAAATATCACCGGTCGCTGGAAATGCGCGGCACTTCGGATAATCCATTTATCGAGCCGTCTTTGATTTACAGCAATATCAGCGGCGGCCTTGGTTGCTTTGCCGCCTACAATTCCGGGCAGGTTACTTATCGTCCCTGA
- a CDS encoding DUF421 domain-containing protein, translating to MKEIFELERFLMNDLPYKFLAEVVVRSTIMFVILLTALRVTGKRGVRQLSVFETVIIIALGSAAGDPMFYEDVGLIPALVVFTTIILLYRFVTWLTGKSVWFEKLIEGKTVCLIHEGRFSISAFKKETLAQDEFFSELRVKSISHLGQVCSAYLEPSGEVSVFFYPDNEVKYGLPLLPDLYNAKSKKIFKDGFHACAFCGNVEKLAIGAAVCPVCEREEWVFAIKTSRLS from the coding sequence ATGAAAGAGATTTTTGAGTTGGAAAGGTTTCTGATGAACGACCTGCCATACAAGTTCCTGGCAGAAGTGGTTGTGCGTTCAACGATCATGTTCGTAATTCTCCTGACCGCGCTTCGCGTGACCGGAAAGCGGGGGGTAAGACAGCTTTCGGTCTTTGAAACCGTCATTATCATTGCGTTGGGTTCCGCAGCCGGAGACCCGATGTTTTATGAAGATGTGGGTTTAATTCCTGCCCTTGTTGTATTTACGACCATTATCCTGCTTTACAGGTTTGTAACCTGGCTTACAGGGAAAAGTGTTTGGTTTGAAAAACTGATTGAAGGCAAAACGGTTTGCCTGATCCACGAAGGCCGGTTTTCCATCAGCGCATTTAAGAAAGAAACATTGGCACAAGATGAATTTTTCTCTGAATTGCGCGTGAAAAGTATCTCACATTTAGGACAGGTTTGCAGCGCTTATCTCGAACCCTCGGGAGAAGTCAGCGTCTTCTTTTATCCTGATAATGAAGTGAAATACGGATTGCCGCTGCTGCCCGACCTTTATAATGCGAAGAGCAAGAAGATCTTCAAAGATGGATTTCATGCCTGTGCGTTTTGCGGAAATGTTGAAAAATTGGCCATAGGGGCAGCCGTTTGTCCGGTATGTGAAAGAGAAGAATGGGTTTTTGCCATTAAGACATCCAGATTAAGTTAG
- a CDS encoding DUF1398 family protein yields the protein MHMVELTDDLIKSAEERSAGQAYPYFVKNLKAIGVDNYEIKVGNHRRTYTSVIGDKLVIEGDIPEFECAETFELEAVKTAIKRNQEGVTDYPTFLREIGAAGIHTYVADLAGMKVIYQGPNSEYEYEEAIPEV from the coding sequence ATGCATATGGTAGAATTGACCGACGACTTAATAAAATCTGCCGAGGAGCGATCTGCCGGACAGGCTTACCCTTATTTCGTCAAAAACCTGAAAGCCATCGGTGTTGACAATTATGAAATTAAGGTAGGAAACCACAGACGTACTTATACATCCGTTATTGGTGATAAGCTGGTGATTGAAGGCGACATTCCAGAGTTTGAATGTGCAGAAACATTTGAGCTGGAAGCTGTGAAAACGGCCATCAAACGCAATCAGGAGGGGGTTACCGACTATCCTACATTCCTGCGCGAAATAGGCGCTGCGGGCATACATACATATGTGGCTGACCTGGCGGGTATGAAGGTTATTTATCAGGGACCCAATTCGGAATATGAATATGAAGAAGCGATTCCGGAAGTTTAA
- a CDS encoding threonine aldolase family protein, with translation MKIDLRSDTVTKPTKEMQQAMWAAEVGDDVLGDDPTVNALQEKAAKLFGMEEALFCPSGTMTNQLAIRVHTQPGSDVICDKYSHIYLYEGGGIMLNALSSVKLLDGDRGRLTAQQVAGAISPEHDIHSTVTRLVSLENTMNKGGGCYYDLVEIEAIKRVCRDKKIPLHLDGARLFNALVETGESPLQYGQAFDSISICLSKGLGCPVGSLLLGTHEVIKKARRFRKVMGGGWRQAGFLAAAGMYALDHHVERLKKDHARARAIGEMFRHLPEVEEIFPVDTNIVIIRLGEGISEIDYVNKLAQQGILAVTFGKNLVRFVTHLDFTDDHLHEMNKRIKSF, from the coding sequence ATGAAAATTGACCTGCGCAGCGATACAGTCACGAAGCCAACGAAGGAAATGCAGCAAGCCATGTGGGCGGCCGAAGTGGGTGACGATGTATTGGGCGATGATCCGACGGTGAACGCCTTGCAGGAAAAGGCAGCAAAGCTTTTTGGCATGGAAGAAGCACTTTTCTGTCCGTCCGGAACAATGACTAATCAGCTGGCGATCCGCGTGCATACACAACCGGGCAGCGATGTGATCTGTGACAAATACTCGCACATTTACTTATACGAAGGCGGTGGCATCATGCTTAATGCGCTGTCGTCCGTGAAACTGCTGGACGGCGATCGTGGCAGGCTCACAGCACAGCAAGTTGCAGGAGCGATAAGCCCCGAGCACGACATTCATTCAACGGTAACCCGCCTCGTTTCCCTGGAAAATACGATGAACAAAGGCGGCGGCTGTTATTATGATTTAGTTGAAATTGAAGCCATTAAGAGGGTTTGTCGGGATAAAAAAATTCCCCTGCATCTCGACGGAGCACGGCTTTTCAATGCATTGGTTGAAACGGGTGAAAGCCCTTTGCAATATGGTCAGGCCTTTGACAGCATTAGTATTTGTCTTTCAAAAGGATTGGGCTGCCCGGTTGGATCGCTGCTTTTGGGGACTCATGAAGTGATAAAAAAGGCAAGACGTTTCCGTAAAGTAATGGGCGGTGGCTGGCGTCAGGCCGGATTCCTGGCAGCGGCAGGCATGTATGCGCTGGATCATCATGTTGAAAGGCTCAAAAAAGATCACGCCCGGGCAAGGGCTATCGGTGAAATGTTCCGGCATTTGCCCGAAGTGGAAGAGATTTTTCCTGTTGACACCAACATTGTCATTATCCGGCTCGGCGAAGGCATTTCAGAGATTGACTATGTAAATAAATTGGCTCAGCAGGGGATCCTGGCTGTGACTTTTGGGAAAAACCTCGTCCGCTTTGTTACCCACCTGGATTTCACGGACGATCATTTACACGAAATGAACAAGCGTATCAAGTCCTTTTAA
- a CDS encoding FAD-dependent oxidoreductase yields the protein MNRRNFFEKAIPASFALGTIASSCAPKTQLYYPDKHFHIGRGYHQIPKLRLSMDRIVKETVGLRPFRASGPRLDVEQLGSKTIVHNYGHGGSGWSLSWGTGNIARNNVLATNEKKVAVIGCGTVGIATARLLQESGCEVTIYTKDVPPNITSNLATGTWSPASRVCDVKVAKPEFKAIWEEATRFSFRRFQFFLGLNDIACWAEEYGVFKQMPVYTPGAGGEDFEIHGLIPERVKLEAKEHPFKADHVTRRTNLMFNIPSYLRHQLEDFVMFGGKVKIHEIKKLEDIDALPEKVVVNCMGLGAKPVFNDQELTPVSGQLSCLIPQSDVNYKLYTQGANFISRKDGIYIGSNGIVGNWDTTPSKEQTEKTVGILMKLMEDMKG from the coding sequence ATGAACCGCAGAAATTTTTTCGAGAAAGCCATTCCCGCCAGTTTTGCATTAGGCACCATCGCCTCATCCTGTGCACCTAAAACCCAGCTATATTACCCAGACAAACATTTCCACATTGGCCGCGGTTATCATCAGATTCCAAAATTACGGCTTTCAATGGACCGCATTGTGAAGGAAACGGTTGGTCTGCGGCCGTTCAGGGCGTCGGGGCCGCGATTGGACGTGGAGCAATTGGGCAGTAAAACCATTGTCCATAACTACGGGCATGGCGGCAGCGGCTGGTCACTTTCGTGGGGAACAGGGAACATTGCCCGTAATAATGTGCTGGCAACCAACGAAAAGAAAGTGGCCGTAATAGGCTGCGGAACCGTTGGCATTGCAACGGCGCGTCTCTTGCAGGAAAGCGGTTGCGAAGTAACCATTTATACGAAGGACGTTCCCCCAAACATTACCAGTAACCTGGCAACCGGAACATGGTCGCCTGCTTCTCGCGTTTGCGATGTAAAGGTGGCCAAGCCCGAGTTCAAGGCGATTTGGGAAGAGGCGACACGCTTTTCGTTCCGCCGGTTTCAGTTCTTTCTGGGATTGAATGACATTGCTTGCTGGGCCGAGGAATATGGGGTTTTTAAACAAATGCCTGTCTACACACCCGGCGCCGGCGGAGAGGATTTTGAAATACACGGTCTGATTCCTGAACGCGTAAAGCTCGAAGCAAAAGAACATCCGTTCAAAGCGGACCACGTTACCAGACGGACGAATTTAATGTTTAACATTCCGAGTTACCTGCGGCATCAGCTGGAAGATTTCGTCATGTTCGGCGGCAAAGTCAAAATCCACGAGATCAAAAAACTGGAAGATATTGATGCATTACCCGAAAAAGTGGTGGTAAACTGCATGGGGCTCGGTGCAAAACCCGTATTCAATGATCAGGAATTGACGCCCGTTTCCGGCCAGCTTTCTTGCTTGATCCCGCAAAGTGACGTGAATTACAAGTTGTATACACAGGGTGCAAACTTCATTTCCCGGAAAGACGGCATTTACATTGGCAGCAATGGGATCGTCGGGAATTGGGATACGACGCCGAGTAAGGAACAAACCGAAAAAACAGTTGGGATACTAATGAAGCTGATGGAAGATATGAAAGGCTAA
- a CDS encoding MBL fold metallo-hydrolase gives MNIHIIDTGFFKLDGGAMFGVVPKSLWNRHNPADEKNLCTWAMRCLLIEDGGKLILIDTGLGNKQDQKFFGHYDLHGDASLIGSIKNCGYDVTDITDVVLTHLHFDHVGGAVRYNPDGSQLLPTFPNAVYWSNEAHWEWAVDPNPREKASFLKENILPLQESGQLKFIEKDQSPFSNIAFIHVDGHTEQMMLPVIQYKDQKIIYAADLLPSSYHIPLAWIMSYDMRPLVTMQEKQEVLQNAAAEKHIILFEHDPVFEAAVVEQTEKGIAIRERGALSTFIS, from the coding sequence ATGAACATTCACATTATAGACACTGGCTTCTTCAAACTGGACGGCGGCGCAATGTTCGGCGTGGTCCCTAAATCGCTTTGGAACAGGCATAATCCGGCTGATGAAAAAAATCTTTGCACCTGGGCCATGCGCTGCCTGCTCATTGAAGACGGCGGAAAACTGATTTTGATCGATACCGGACTCGGGAACAAACAAGATCAAAAGTTTTTCGGACATTACGACCTGCACGGAGACGCCAGCCTTATTGGCTCCATCAAAAACTGCGGCTACGACGTTACTGACATTACAGATGTTGTCCTGACGCATTTGCATTTCGATCATGTAGGCGGTGCCGTGCGATACAACCCCGACGGGTCACAATTGCTTCCGACATTTCCGAATGCCGTTTACTGGTCCAATGAAGCACATTGGGAATGGGCTGTCGACCCTAATCCGCGCGAGAAAGCTTCGTTTTTAAAAGAGAACATTCTTCCCTTGCAGGAATCCGGTCAGTTGAAATTCATTGAGAAAGACCAATCCCCTTTTTCCAACATTGCATTTATCCACGTGGATGGTCACACCGAGCAAATGATGCTGCCAGTGATTCAATACAAGGACCAAAAGATCATTTACGCTGCGGATCTGTTGCCATCTTCTTACCACATTCCGCTTGCCTGGATCATGAGTTATGACATGCGTCCACTTGTTACGATGCAGGAGAAACAGGAAGTTCTGCAAAATGCCGCAGCAGAAAAGCACATCATATTATTTGAGCATGATCCCGTTTTTGAAGCAGCCGTTGTGGAGCAGACAGAAAAAGGAATTGCGATTCGTGAGCGCGGTGCATTGAGCACATTTATCAGCTAA
- a CDS encoding patatin-like phospholipase family protein — protein sequence MKIGLVLSGGGARGIAHIGAIKALMEHGIKPDVISGTSSGAFIGAMLAHGYTPDEIIEMIIQTSFYPYIRFGFGANGLLHMNKLEAVLRKYIPENTFESLKTPLVVTATDIVSGEELQFRNGELAIPVLASCCIPGLFSPIRFQGRELVDGGVLNNLPVEPIMEEADFIIGIHCNPFTLDKPLKKTTELVYRSLILAMHSKTKERFKKCNLLIEPPELSKFSIFDFRKAGQLFDVGYGYTKRLLKETELIIE from the coding sequence ATGAAAATCGGTTTGGTTTTGTCCGGTGGCGGGGCACGTGGTATTGCACACATTGGTGCAATAAAAGCATTAATGGAGCATGGAATTAAGCCCGACGTGATCAGCGGGACAAGCTCCGGCGCATTTATTGGTGCTATGCTGGCGCACGGTTACACGCCCGACGAGATCATTGAAATGATCATCCAGACCAGTTTTTACCCCTATATCCGCTTCGGCTTCGGCGCGAACGGGCTTTTGCATATGAACAAGCTGGAAGCCGTACTTCGCAAATACATTCCCGAAAACACATTCGAATCCCTGAAAACCCCGCTTGTTGTAACAGCAACCGACATTGTTTCCGGAGAAGAATTGCAGTTCCGAAACGGCGAACTAGCCATTCCGGTGCTAGCTTCATGCTGCATCCCTGGCCTGTTCAGCCCTATCCGCTTTCAAGGCCGCGAACTGGTGGACGGTGGCGTGTTGAACAACCTGCCCGTCGAGCCCATTATGGAAGAAGCCGACTTCATCATCGGCATACACTGCAACCCATTTACGCTGGACAAGCCGCTTAAAAAAACCACAGAGCTCGTCTACCGCAGCCTCATCCTGGCCATGCACAGCAAAACCAAGGAACGTTTCAAAAAATGCAACCTCCTCATCGAACCCCCGGAACTAAGTAAGTTCAGCATTTTCGACTTCCGAAAAGCCGGGCAGTTGTTTGATGTGGGTTATGGTTATACGAAGCGGTTATTAAAGGAAACCGAGCTTATAATTGAATAA
- a CDS encoding vanadium-dependent haloperoxidase produces the protein MAKLIKGWLIIVGICFFASCKKDAPANISPDEIGNMTLQMTDVMIHDVTNPPLSARFFAYACLAGYEVVSQNDTAYKSMHGILNDYPKMEKPAVAAYSYQLSAILAMLETAKKMQPSGSLLQTYQARLLDSCRNEGVSEEMIAGSQEYALAISKQILKYAKADKYNLISNFPRYEPSQTPGAWYPTPPGYFPPVEPYFETVRPFTLDSAAQFRPQPPVAFSEDKNSAFFKLMKLNYDDKKEPEHRVMAAFWDCNPFALENKGHLLVGMKKISPGAHWMGITNIACKQAKADFSKTMLVNTSVAIALMDGFMTCWEEKFRSNRIRPETAIRKYIDPTWTPFLQTPPFPEYLSGHSVISSASAIVLTHYFGNQFEYTDTVEERFGLKARKFPSFIAAAEESGMSRFYGGIHFMDAIENGQKQGVQVGEWVVRKLGD, from the coding sequence TTGGCAAAGTTAATTAAGGGCTGGCTGATCATTGTCGGCATCTGTTTTTTTGCAAGCTGCAAGAAGGATGCGCCGGCCAACATCAGTCCGGATGAGATCGGGAATATGACCTTGCAAATGACGGACGTCATGATTCATGATGTGACCAATCCGCCACTTAGCGCCCGGTTTTTCGCATATGCGTGCCTGGCAGGATACGAAGTCGTTTCACAAAATGACACCGCTTACAAAAGCATGCATGGCATTTTGAACGATTACCCGAAAATGGAAAAGCCTGCGGTAGCCGCGTATTCTTACCAGCTCAGTGCCATCCTGGCGATGCTCGAAACAGCAAAAAAAATGCAGCCTTCCGGTTCACTTTTGCAGACATATCAAGCCCGGCTGCTCGATTCGTGCAGGAATGAAGGGGTTAGTGAAGAAATGATCGCCGGCTCGCAGGAGTATGCATTGGCGATCAGCAAGCAGATTTTGAAATATGCCAAAGCAGACAAGTACAATCTGATCAGCAATTTTCCCCGATACGAACCAAGTCAAACGCCGGGAGCCTGGTATCCGACGCCTCCGGGCTACTTTCCGCCGGTGGAGCCTTATTTTGAGACCGTTAGGCCATTTACGCTCGATTCTGCCGCACAGTTCCGTCCCCAGCCGCCCGTTGCGTTTTCCGAGGATAAGAATTCTGCTTTTTTCAAACTAATGAAGCTCAATTACGACGATAAAAAGGAGCCTGAGCACAGGGTTATGGCAGCGTTTTGGGATTGTAACCCATTTGCCTTGGAGAATAAGGGACATTTGCTGGTAGGGATGAAGAAAATTTCGCCCGGGGCGCACTGGATGGGGATTACCAACATTGCCTGCAAACAAGCAAAGGCCGATTTTTCCAAAACAATGTTGGTAAACACTTCCGTCGCCATTGCATTAATGGATGGCTTTATGACCTGCTGGGAAGAAAAATTCCGCAGCAACCGCATACGCCCCGAAACAGCCATCCGAAAATACATTGATCCAACCTGGACACCATTTTTACAAACACCACCTTTCCCGGAATATCTCAGCGGCCATTCCGTCATCTCATCTGCCTCGGCCATTGTATTAACCCATTATTTCGGCAACCAATTTGAATACACCGACACGGTCGAAGAACGTTTCGGCCTGAAAGCCCGCAAATTCCCATCATTCATAGCCGCCGCCGAAGAATCCGGCATGTCACGCTTCTACGGAGGAATCCACTTCATGGACGCCATAGAAAATGGACAAAAGCAGGGCGTTCAGGTGGGTGAATGGGTTGTTAGGAAGCTTGGAGATTAG